The DNA window GAGGGGGATGCCGGGCAGGCGGGTTTTGCTCTCAGCACTAACCTTTCTCACCCAGGCGCAGGCTGGCTGGCTGCAGCACGACTTTGGGCACCTGTCCGTCTTCAGCACCTCCACTTGGAACCACGTCTTCCATCATTTCGTGATTGGCCATCTGAAGGtcactggggtggggaggggtgcctgaAACACCAGTttcctgggggtgggtgggaggtgaggTTGGCTTTTGGACTAAGCTTTTGGACTCACAGCCCCGCTTCTCTGCAGGGGGCCCCTGCCAGTTGGTGGAACCACTTGCATTTCCAGCACCACGCCAAGCCCAACTGTTTCCGCAAAGACCCAGACATCAACATGCACCCGTTCCTTTTTGCCTTGGGGAAGATCCTCTCTGTGGAGGTGAGTGGAAGTAGCAGTGGAGAGGCCTTTTTGCCAGAACAGAGGGCTCCGAGGGCAGTGCTCCGGTTGGGTCGGACACGAGggccaggctggctggctggctggctggcagtTGTGGGAGGCAACAGGCAGTGTTGGCAAGGGAGGCAACAGGGACAGAATCACCTGTTTCCCTGGCGAGTTCACGTCAGCAAACGGTTATTGCGTAAACGGCATTCTGCAGAGGACCGAAAGCATGACCAAATCTCCAGTCATCCTTGAGGGTGATGGATGGCCCTCCTGGGGGTGTTTTTGGACACTCCTACCCTAGGCAGTCACCTTCCCCACCCGCCCCTGTCCCTCCGCACTTTGATATCctcccgtgcctcagtttcccctgtcCAGGGCTGGACTGACTGTCTTCATCTTCTTTGATGTCCAGTGCCTGGAACATCCACTGGCTGACTCTTCCCACCCACCTGACCCCATCCTGACTTCCGGGGTGGTTAGCCTTGGCTTTGAGTTACCGCCTTGCGGTTCTGAGCAAAAGTTTTAAGGCGGTTGCTGAAGGTTGAATGCTCAGCGGCAGCAGGCGGCTTTGAGGGGCCAGCAGAGCGGTTTGTAAAGTTCCTTTAAAACCCTTTGTGCCGAGGCGCCAGGCTGCAGTCTGGGTGTCGCCaggtcccctccccctctgcgATCTCGGCATGGCATGCCAGGCCAGCGGCCGTTCAACCGATTCCCACCCCAGGCACGAGGGAGGGAGCTTGAGGTGGCCTGGCTGCCCTTCCCCTCCGGCCATGAGGACGATGTGCAAAGGCCTGCGGCACTGGGGGTCCCGACCTCAGCCAGGCTTAACGAAATCATTCCTACCCAGAACCTTCGGACTTGCCAAGTTGTTCTTGGTATCCTTCCCACAAACATTTGCTGATCTTTCCTTTGGGTTCAAGGGAATTTTGTAACATTCACGTTGAAGTTCAGACACCCACAGAGGGTCTGGTTGGACAGATGGTTGCAGAAGGGATACTGACCTGTGTAGGGGTATAAATGGCTGTCCATGGAGGGTCTGAGGTCAAAAGAGTACcagatggaagaaaagaaggggaggacGCGGTGGGGCCCGGACACCTTATGACAGGGGTGTCTTGGGATGAATGAGGCGGGTCCTGAGGTCCCGGAGACACTGTCGTGCTCAGGCCTTATGTGGCCCTGGGCCATCGAGCCGCGTGCCATAGTTTGGTGCACTTGACTCGTCACAGCCAGGCCTTTACGTGCCAGGGCCTGGGTGGAGGTGAAGCCCGGCCTGCTGGAGCCTTCCAGGCCCCTGAAATAGGCCTGAACTCGTGAGCCGGGAAAAGCCAAGGTCACGGCAGGAGGGGAGTGGGTGCCTGGGCTATGGGTGCTGACTTGCATTTGCTTTTCTCCCCAGCttgggaaacagaagaaaaagtacaTGCCGTACAACCACCAGCACAAATACTTTTTCCTGGGTGAGTATCGTCACGCAGCACGGGGTGTGCTGCAGGGCTGTGCAGAACAAAGGGCTTTGTGAAGGCTTAGGGCATTTTGAGGAATGGCTGGAGGGCAGGTACTGCTCCCCAGCGGGCTCCTCTCTGCATGGGGGCCGCAGGCCCCTGCGCGCCTGTTGTGGCGTCACCAGGCTCCTGTTTGGCCAGAAGGCACTCGTGTTGTGGGCAGGCTTGTTCCTCCAAGTCCCACTCCGGCTTTCGCAAGGGGATTGAGCACTCCGTTGCAGCCATCCCAATCAGACCGCAAACCTTATCTTAGGCCCTGTGAAACAGACTTCCGTCAGAGTGACTCAGTGGGGCACAGTGCAACACCCAGGGGCACAAAGGTAGATGGGCTACGGGAGGACTGGATTCAGAAAGGAAGTAGAGCACATAGCACATAGAGCAGAAGAGGAGGGCGTTTCCTGCGGCCGTCTTAGGCTCTTGCTGAAGACTGCTCTGTGCTCTTTGCTTTTCATATCTCCCTAATGCCTAAGAATTCAGGTTTCGAAAGGAAGGGTGGGGAAGATTTTGTTGATCCCATTTAGTTTCAAAAGAACTCACCCTAATTGCCTATGACGTAACCGTCACTCCTGGAGATGAGTGTTAGAATCCCATTCCCGGCAGGTGGGGACCTACGAGCCGCCGGGGAGCCCTGTGACGCAGGGGTTTGTGGGTAGGCCTCGGGGCCCAGCAGAGAAGGGCTACAGAAACGGCAGTGAGCCTGCAACTCACACCCCTGACCTCCAGGGTTCGGCTTCAGTGGCCCAGGCGCAGGTCCCTAGTCCGAGGAAGTGAGCTTTCAGCCTGGGAAGCATCGGCAGGGCCCGCCCCTGCTCCACGCTGGCGGGCgcgcgcacacagacacacagacacacacacacacacacacacacacacacacacacactcactcacacactttCCTGCTCCTGTCCCTTCGCCTGCACTGCAGAGCAGCCCAGAGCACAGGGCAGGTGGCCATGAGGACTGGCAGGGCCAGTTTCCAGCTGTTCCCCGCTGCCCTCTTCCCCTGGAAAGGAatgccccccccacctgccctggcATCCTCATGGGGGGTGCTGCCTTCTGCAGACTCGAATTCGTGCCCACTCGCAGTGCCCGCCGGTGTCTGAGGCACGCCCAGGTGGCCGGAAGGGGCCACAACACAGCCCACCTCTCTGGCCCTGAACCCGCCCCCGTGCTGCTCACGCCTCCTGcctgtctccatttcctccccaGTTGGGCCCCCAGCCTTGCTGCCTCTCTACTTCCAGtggtatattttctattttgttttccgGCGGAAGAAGTGGGTGGTGAGTATCCATGGCCCCAGAGTCCCCGTCCCTGGTCTTCAGTGCCCTGACAGAGGGGAAACGGGGTTCTCCAGAGGAAATCCCACCGCGATCTGTCCCAGGCCTAACTTAGAGCAAAGTAATAGGACCAAGCATAGACCTTCCTTGTCTCTAGATGGCATGATCTGAGCCCCACAGACGCCCTGACTCCCACCCAGTGCCCTATTGCATCCTTATGGCATCTCCCGAGGTTTTCGTGCTCAGCTGAAAGCCCGGGACcaggctgggggtgagggtggtggAGTGGGAGCAGATGAGTAAGAAATGGCGGCACCTGCTCTCAGGAAGTTTCTGATGAAACGGATGTCGTTGACACCAGAGAAGAGGTAGGAGCGGAAGGTTCTGAGATGACAGAagggcccctgcctgcctctggcTGGATGAGAGGCATCAGAAAGGGCTTTGCGAAGTCCCTTCTAGTGGCCTTGGAGGAcaggcggcgggggcggggggtgaggatGGACCCTGCGCAGAGAcgctgggaagggaagggcaagCTTGGCCCCTGGACATGCTGTGGACTCCAGTGTCAGGGGGGGGACTGTGGTGCACAAAGCGGCCGGAGGTTTGCTCACGGCACTGGCACAGACCGAGCGTCAGTCCCGGAAGATTCATTTGGCAGCATGATGAAGGGAGAAAACTTCGGTGGGTTGgaaggagctggggtgggggcggggggggggccttGGCGCCTGTGTGGGAAATAGGCGAGGAGGACTGGGGGCTGCTGCCAGGACCGGGAGGAAGGAGAGGTGGCACCAGATACCGCAGGGCCGGGCACAGCGAGCGGTGGACAGGGTGCTCCAGTCTGGGCACCTGGCAGAACGACTGTGCCGTGCAAATAGGTGAAGTGAGAGAGGGGAGCAAGTACTTTGTGTCAGCCATAACGCCCTCTGCCTCTCAACGCAGGACTTGGCCTGGATGATCAGCTTCTACGCCCGCATATCTCTCACTTACATGCCGTTGTTGGGACTGAAGGGCCTCCTGGTCCTTTTCTTCGTGGTCAGGTAGTATTTGATggcgggggaggagggatggCAAAGGAAAGGAGGCCACAGGTCTGGTCTGGGGGCCGTGCTGGGGCTTTGAGAGGCACGGGGGTGTTTCAGGCACTGGCCTAGGAAGAGGCCCAGCTagagcagggccctgggggagaGGATGGGCTCTGACTTGTACTGTGCTTGTCTGTGCGCCATTTCCACCAGGTTTCTGGAGAGCAACTGGTTTGTGTGGGTCACACAGATGAACCACATCCCCATGCACATCGATCACGACCAGAACAAGGACTGGGTCTCCACACAGGTGAGGGGCAGCCACTGGGAAGGCCTGGGGTAACGCAGCTACTCAGAAGGGTGCGCGGGCACAGATCCaggcaagggggtgggggcagcaacACCAAAAGTCCCCCAGCAGCGCTGCCTCCTGAGCTGGAGGCTTCTGTCCTGCCACCACGCGGAGAAGGgagtggccagggctggggccacACCCTCTCCTCCCAGCCGGTTGGTTGGCTGGCACTTCTGGCTCGCAGAGCCAtggtccccctgccctcccccagctccaggcGACCTGCAACGTCCACAAGTCTGCCTTCAATGACTGGTTCAGCGGACATCTCAACTTCCAGATTGAGCACCAGTACGTGGGGAGCCCTGAGAAGCGGGCCCTTGGGAGGGGCCGTGGGGGGCAAGCAGGGAGGTGGGAACAGCGGCGTAGGAGCCACTGACCGCCCAGTTCTCCCCAGTCTTTTCCCCACGATGCCTCGACACAATTACCATAAGGTGGCCCCCCTGGTGCGGTCCCTGTGTGCCAAGCATGGCATAGAGTACCAGTCCAAGCCCCTGTTCTCAGCCTTCGCCGACATCGTCTAGTGAGTACCTGAGCCCGGGAAGGTGGCAGGTAGGGTGGGAAGAGGGCGGGCAGTGGGACCGGGGACGCGTGGGGTGGGAGCCACAGACTAGTGTCCCCAGGCCTCTGGAATGGAGGTCACCAAGACAAAGGCAGGGTGCCCTGCTGGTCTTGTTGGCCAAGTCAGGCCTTGGCTGTCGGTGCCATGGCCCAAGCCTTTTCGCAGAAGCAAAGGGGTGGAAAGGGGCCATGTGCCAGGGAGACGGGCCTCCACACCTCTGTAAGCACCTCACGACGCCCCTTCCGTAGGGTGGTGTGGCTTTGGGGCTTGGCCCCAcccgctcgctcactctctctcactgcttGTTCCCAACTTGCCCCCACAGCTCACTGAAGGAGTCTGGGCAGCTCTGGCTAGATGCCTATCTTCACCAGTAACGagcaccacccctccccccatccggAAGGGGTGTTTCCGCCCCGGAGCAGAGGGGAGCTTCAGGGACAAAGCCACTATAATTCTAATATTCCGAGGGGGTGGGTTTGAGGAGGCAAAGGCGCTGACTCAGACCCCTCCCCTTTATCTTCTGGGCACAGATCTAAGACCCAGAGGGGTAGGGGACCGAGCGTGCCCTCTGGAAGGAGGAATGGGGCAGAGATGtgactgtttttgtttcctttttctagtttggCTGATACAGATGGTTGGTGAgccaagagggaggcagagggtgtTTGGAAGGCTAGGGAGCGCACACTGAGCCCAGAGATCAGGAAGAGAATTAGCATTAAAATTCcagccagggggcgcctggggagctcagtcggttaagcgtcagactcttctTGACTTTGGgtcccgtcatgatctcacggttcatgagatggaatcctgcactgggctctgtgtggacagcacagagcctgcttgggattctctctctttctctccctaaaaataagcaaatattaaaaaaaaaaaattacagccagGAAAGGGGTGAGCCTCTCTCACCAGCCCACTTCTCGGTGCCTTCTCCATCCTCACGTGCACACCTCGGAGGTTCGCAGGCTGGTGGAGGCTAGAGCAGCGGAACCTTCTGGAGCAGGATTTAGAAAGGAAGTATTGGTGCTTAGATTTGAGGCCTGGCATAGCAcaccgcctggggggctcagcttaCTCCAGGCCTGGGGGGCACCTCAGTCTGCCTCAGAGGGCCGAGAAGCTTCTCCTACTTCTAGAAGCAGGCAGGGCAAAGGCCGGACTGTGGTCAGGGGAACCGCTGACTTGAGAGGATCGTGGCCCTACCCGTTTTGAGCTCCTGTCCATCCAGGTCCTCGGGCtgaccaagaaagagactctggACCCTCAAAATCCCTGCACCGCGGGTTCACCTCGTGTAAGCACCGGCCAGGGAACAGGGCACTCCTGGGATGAGGCATCTACTTCTTGATCCACAAGCAAGTGACACAGCAGGCGACTGAGTCCTCTCCTCCCTAGAAACACCTGGGGGTCCCCAGTGGTTTTCCTTTGCCTCCCTACCTGTACTAAACTGGGAATTAACTCCAAGTTTAATACAGTAGTTAGCACAAATTGACCACGTTGGGAGACCTAACTTATGTTATGGTATCACTTCTGAGTAGGAACGGTGAATAAATACCATCACATCACAGTTCTAAACCAGAGAtaggaaggttaaaaaaaacacacacaggagTTTGAGAACTACCACCCTGGGCTATTCAAGCTTCCTTCCCAGGTGGAGAGCCAGTAGGAATTTAGGATAATCTCTTATAAAGCCCACCAGTCTAATTCTGAAATACAAGTTTTTAATCTCCTGGTTCTTAACCGGTTAACCCAGCTGGAGACCGAATGGAGGAATGTGCTCAGGAGGCTTGCCTTAACTGCCAGGGCTTGCCCATCTCCACTggcacctcctccctcctcacacCCTTCCCTGCCAGTGCCAAGGAGGGGGTGAGCTCCCCGTTCAACAGCACCTACTCCTAAGCACGTTGAGCATGGtggacacagaggaggaaacttcaaaggagaaggagaaagagcccTAGGAGAGTCCACATTTAGTTTTAGGAGAGAATAAAGATCCTCTTATGGCAAGTTGGGACGGGGTTCGAGGGACCATCTATGAAAAGGCTGCCGGGATCGCTTAGAGGTTTGTCAAAATGCAGGTCAAAGACCCAACATGCGGAGGACAGGTTCCGAGAGCTCACTCGGGTCTTTTCCATTTGGCCTGAACCTGGTTTTAAACAGCCTGGCTAGAAAAATGAGAAGTAGAGTTGAAATGTTCTTTCGTTGGCTTCCTCCCTCCGGATAGGTGCTgacccttccccatccccctggTCCCCTGCTCCCTAGGGTTTCAGTGTGGGATCACCAGCCTGTCAAGCCATCTGGCTGCCAATCTGAGCAAATCCCATGACACTCTCCTGAGCCAAGGCCGGGCCCTCAAAGCACTTCAACCACTGTGGCCTTCTCTCCTGAACCTAGACCCGTGTGGTCTCCACGGCCACAGAGGGACACCCCTGCCACAAAAGGCTCAGACCGTTAACAACAGTAACAGGACTGGTTTCAAGTCCAAGCGGCGGCCCGAGAAAACAGGCTTGAAGACCACAAGTCGCCTCCAGTCACAGCCACTGTGGCGAAACTAACATTCAAATTCCATGTTTGAGAGTCCGGGCTCTATGTGCACCTTTGTGTCTTTAATTAGGCTCCGTGTCTGTGTCCTTTGTGCCAATTTTGTTACCACCATCTCAAAGAAGTAAAGCTGAAAAGTAAAGTTAACTTAGACCAACTGAAGGCTAATGCTCACTTGTGATGCACGATGCGCCTGTGCCTCTGTGGGTGGGGGGCCCCAGGCCTGAGCTCCAAGTGCCTGCCTTCCCCTTCGGCTTTCTGACCCCGAGTCCCCAGATTCCCCTTCACACAAGGCCTTTGGGCAGAGAAACACCAGGATCCTCCGAAAGAAATATGGCACAGGTGGGCTATggcaaggaaaaggaaagccAGCCCCGTCTCATGACCCCCGTGTCCAAGCGCTGGACTGCCGGGTGCCCCAAGCAGGCGTGCCGCCCTTTCCAACTTTCTAGTCTCGGGATGGGTTGTCCCTAGAAGTCCCCTTTCTGCCCGAATCTTTCCCTGCAGGTGCAATGCCCTTTCTGCCCGAATCTTTCCCTGCAGGTGCAATGCCTTCTTAACCTCAATCCTATTGGAACAGCTCTCTCTGAGCAAGAATATTAGAACGTGTGAGGTAAAGGTTCATAGAACTGGTTTCCCCTGCAGCGTGCAGTGGCTAAACTTCTAGAAAAGGCCAGACAAGGTGaactgaaaacagaagaaaagccgCTCTGCGTGTTCTGACTGCCACAGGGTACAAGCCCTTCACTGCTGCCCTGTGACCGCTCCCTACAAAGTCTTTCCGCCTCTGGGCCCTGGCCCCAGATCCTTGGGCTTAGAATCAAGTTACTTGGCCCTCATTACTTGTGTGGCGTGATCCAGtctgagaaaacctgtttctACTGCTGGAGACGGTTGTGAATAAAACTAAGATCCCTGCCCTCAGAATAGAACTTTGTCTATACCAGTGGTTTTTGGGGTCCCCCCCCCAACGAGAGCACTGCTGGGAAGAGTATATCCCACTCCTGCTTCAACCGGAGCTCATATCCTGAGACTCCGTGTAAGATTTCACTTGAAACGCACACCGCTCCAGGAGAAATCTCGAAAACCAGCGGCCTCTAGTCTCCCACCAGCTTACTCTGTCGGAACACGGGCAGCTTAGCTTTCTGATTGCTGAAGTGTCcctgttaactttatttttgagagacaaggctctagcagggggaggggcagagagggagactcagaatccatagcagactccaggctctgagctggcacctcagagcccaacatggggcttgaactcataaaccgcgagatcaagacctgagcagaagtcagatgcttaacccaatgagccactcaggtgcccctgttaattTTAAACTGCAGTgacagggggcgcctggtggctcagtcggttgagcgaccaacttcactcaggtcatgaccttgtggttcatgggtttgggccccacgtcaggctctgtgctgaccactagctcagagcctggtgcctgtcttcagattctgtctcctctctctgcccctaccccattcatgctctgtctctcaatataaataaatgtaaaaaaaattaaaaaataagtaaaataaacagcaGTGACAGGAATGCTAAAGTAGAGACTCAAACAGGACAGAGCCTCACCAAGTTTTACCAGGATCACACAATTCTTGAAACATCCCATCTCTATGGAAACAGCAACCTGAACTTGGTGTCACGAGAGGAAACGAGAAAGTGACGTCTGAAGTGCAGTTTTTAACAATTTGTAAACTGGTAGATGCTCAGATGCTATGAAGTAGTTGATCGAAATTGTGAGGCTCTCTCTGAGGATCTTCTATCTCACACTGACAGCAGGTGGAAAACTAGGAACCTGTTCAGTTTATTAAAACTTCTttcccagggcgcctgagtggcttagttggttgtgcCTTCAGCTCAGGCACAATCTCAGTCCGTGGGTaagagccctggagcctgcttcggattctgtgtcttcctctctctctgcccctccccggctcactctctgtctctcaaagacatTAAGCAAACAAAACTTCTTTCCCAGCAAGTTAAACTAGGCATCCACCTACAAGTGGCTTCTGTACGGCCAAGGCCACTTAGGTCATTCTGTGGAGCATGGCGCCACCTTGTGGCCACTCTCACACCTCTTGGAACCGGGTACATCTGTGTGTTCTCTCCAGAGTGCAAAGAACCTTACCTACTGCCTGAAGCCTGGGGGCACTCAAGatgtttttgggttttcttaatgtttatttatgtgagGACAAGAGGTGAGACAGTGCatggatggaggaggggcagagaggacgcggggctcgaaccttcaagatgtgagattgtgacctgggctcCACCGACCtggctacccaggcgcccctcgctaATGTTTTCGAATGTTCTCAAAGAACGTGACATTCTGgctccttttataattttattgactCTTTTGTTCATacgtttaaaacaaaaacagcacaTGAAAACAAGCACCCCGTCCCCAAGTCTCAGCTGACCGCCTCAGGGAAGCCATTAGAATCTGGCCATCTTATGCCTCTAAAGGACCACCGTGAAGACTCAAGTTACATAGCAGGTTCAAGTTTCTGCCCACCCCAGACACGCAGCCCGCAGTTGGACCCCTGTGGCCCACTCCGGGGACCCCGGCTCTCCCTACTTCTCAGCGGCGCTCCAGGTCAGACCGGGGTTTCCTGCCGCCTCCCCTACAGGGCCGGGCAAGGCCGAGCCAGGGAGAAACCCAGTCCGGTGCCACCCACCCCCCCTTCCCGTCAGCCACCAGTTGGGCCAGTCAGGAAATCAGTTTTACACAGACTTCCATCTCTACCACttatcccccaccccctcttcaaAACCTGGAGCTGTCCCTTTCCCATAACAATAGGATCGGAGTCCATGAGAGTGCCTGCCGGGCCTTAGGGGCCTGGACACACTTTCCTGAgctaagagagaagaaaacaaagtgtcCCCGGCGCCTTCCTGCCGCAAGATCAAGTACAGAAGGGCAAGCGCtaaggggcagggggagctggggaagcatcgcgagccccccccccccggcacgaAGCTCTCTTGGGTTGAGGTCCCAGCGAGGCCAGTACTCCAGGGCCGGGGACGCGCCTTTATTTCCCCCCTTTGAACTTGCCGGCTGCCCCAGGCTTCGCCTTCTTCTTGGCGGACCCCTTGGGCTCGGGCGCCTTGCGCTTGGCCGACGAGAGCGAGCCGGTCACCTTGAAGAAGTCGTCCAGGCGGCCCTGCGTGTTCCCCTGGCGGCTCTTGCTCAGCCGCCGGACCCCGCTGCGGATCCGCTCCTCCGAGAACTGCTTTTCGCCGCACATGAACTTGATGAGCTCCTCCTCATTCGGCTCGCCCCACTTCAGCTCCACGGACGCCGGGTCGAGCACCTCGGGCTCCAGGAAGAGCTGCTGGGCCTCCTTGTGCAGCCAGTTCTCGGGCACGGCGTACTTGCTGGGGTCGAGGCGGCGCACGATCTCCTCGATGCTCTTGTGCTTCTGGATGAGGTCCACGGCCCGCTTGGGCCCGATGCCCCGGATGCTCTCGCAGTAGTCGCTGCCCAGCAGGATGCACAGGTCCACGAACTGCTCCTGCGTGAGGCCCAGCTCCTGCAGGATCCGGCTCAGGTGGAACTCCTGGATGGGCAGCTTCTTGGCCTCGCTGGCCGTCAGGTGCCGCATGAGCACGGGGCTGCCGAAGGTCAGGCAGTCCATGTCCTCCGTGGCCGCGGCGTAGACTTTGCCGGCCTTGGCGAGGGCGGCGCAGCTGGCCTCGGCCTCGCTGGGCGCGTCCAGGTACGGGACGCCCATGAGGCTGAGCAGCTGCTTGCACTCGTCGTTGTGCTGCTTGGTGACCTTCACCAGGCGCTTGGTCAACTTCTCCACCTCGTCCCCGGCGCCGGCGGCCTGGGCCTGCCGCAGCTGCTTCTCGGCCTCGGCCCGCCGCTCGCTGCGCTTGGCCAGCTCGCCCGACTTGAGCTGCGGTGGCTTGCCGTCAAAGACGTACACGGGCTTGATGCCATTCTCCATCATGCGGATGGTGCGGTAGAACATGCCCATCAGGTGGCTGGTGGTGTCCCCCTCCTCGTTCTGCAGCACGTCCCCGCCCTGGCGCACGGCGATCAGGAACTGATAAATGCTCATGGAGGCGTCGATGGCCACCTTGCGGCCAAAGTAGCTCTTGATGTCATTCTCCCGGATGGCCCCGGGGGCCACGTCAGCAATCAGTTTGGCCAGGCCTTGAATTCCCATAGTGAGACAGGAGGGAcggctggggggaaaaaaaaaagaaagaaaataaaggaagaaaggggtgAGGTAAGAGGAGGGATGCCAGGGAGGCGAAGGGGCGGGGCTTAGACCGGGTGCTCTCTCACCCATGCCTCCGACTGAACAAACGGAGCTTTGGGCCCAAAGATGAACAGATGGCACAGGACAAGGTCAGCATTCTCAGGGACTTTATAGTCGAGTGAGGGGGGCCACTCCATTAACACTGAGGCCTCCTGGGTATCAGGAGGAAAACGGGATGTCAGGAGGATTGGGACACTGCCGATGTCGGGGACTTCAGGCTCTGTGGATACAGAAGCAAAGGGCTAGCGTGCAGTAAGGGCTGTAACTGACGTCCACGTCAAGGCCCCTCCGAGTCCAGAGGAGAGTGCCTGGCCCAGCCTGAGATGTCCATGGATCATAAAGACAGGACCTGAAGGACAGGCGGAGACTGGCCAACCGAAGATGATGAGACGAGGCAGGGAAAAGACACCCACGGAAGAAGGGTGAATGTGGACCGTGGTAAAATGAACATGAGCGTCCGTCCTCTGTACCTGTACGCCGTCATCGACTGTCCCCAGCTCACCCTCTGGCTCCCCTGCTCTTAGCAGCTgtgatggtcagttttatgtGCCAACAGTGGCTAGGCCACAGGGCCCAGCTGTTTACTCAAATATTAATCCAGGGGCCGCCGTGAAGGCATTTTGTAACATCTATATTCAGGtgactttgtttttttgatgcttatttgggttttgagacagagcatgagcagggaaggggtagagaaagagagggagacacagaatctgaagacaggctccaggctctgagctgtcagcagagccggacgcggggctcgaactcacaaaccgtgagatcatgaccatgagccaaagtcaggcttaattgactgagccacccagacgccccagtatTCAGATGACTTTAAACAGAGATTACCCTGCAGGATAGGGGTGGGTCTCCATCTGATCAACTGAAAGGCCTTGGGAGCAAAATAGGAGGTTTCCCAAAGAAATTCTGTCTGAAGGCTGCGGCTTTAACGCTTGCATGAGTTTCTAGCCTGCGGACCAGCCCTCTAATTTTCAAACTGGCCAACCTCTCCAACACCTGAGCCAATTCCTTACAATAATTCTCTTAATATATATCCATACCCTAGATCCTAGTGTTTCTCTGGAGGACCCtgaagaaatggcaaaaaaaaaaccccaacatatCTGAAGGGAGGTATGTGGCTTTGTCACACGCTGCTCTGAGTGTCCCTTCAGTCTCCCTTCAGCCCTGCTACTGGTTTCTATTTCCACCATGATGCTGCCAGGAGGTTTAAGTCTTTCCCTTTGTATTTCCTCTCCACCACTTGAGTCTGGAATGTGAATTCCAAGGCTCCCATCTGACTCTAGGTCCCGATCTAGGAGCCTGGCAACTGGCAAGCCGCAGTGGCTCAGTCCAGTAATGCACTCCTGTGG is part of the Suricata suricatta isolate VVHF042 chromosome 11, meerkat_22Aug2017_6uvM2_HiC, whole genome shotgun sequence genome and encodes:
- the FADS1 gene encoding acyl-CoA (8-3)-desaturase isoform X2, translating into MAGQQDWRLVQMCGATVRRLRPGARLRVPVPQKAWDPFVAFHINKGLVRKYMNSLLIGELSPEQPSFEPTKNKELISEFRELQATVERMGLMKANRVFFLLYLLHILLLDVAAWLTLWVFGTSFVPFLLCAVLLSTAQAQAGWLQHDFGHLSVFSTSTWNHVFHHFVIGHLKGAPASWWNHLHFQHHAKPNCFRKDPDINMHPFLFALGKILSVELGKQKKKYMPYNHQHKYFFLVGPPALLPLYFQWYIFYFVFRRKKWVDLAWMISFYARISLTYMPLLGLKGLLVLFFVVRFLESNWFVWVTQMNHIPMHIDHDQNKDWVSTQLQATCNVHKSAFNDWFSGHLNFQIEHHLFPTMPRHNYHKVAPLVRSLCAKHGIEYQSKPLFSAFADIVYSLKESGQLWLDAYLHQ
- the FADS1 gene encoding acyl-CoA (8-3)-desaturase isoform X3, which translates into the protein MDPQTPAQAPTPRYFTWDEVAQRSGREKERWLVIDRKVYNISEFSRRHPGGSRVISHYAGQDATDPFVAFHINKGLVRKYMNSLLIGELSPEQPSFEPTKNKELISEFRELQATVERMGLMKANRVFFLLYLLHILLLDVAAWLTLWVFGTSFVPFLLCAVLLSTAQAQAGWLQHDFGHLSVFSTSTWNHVFHHFVIGHLKGAPASWWNHLHFQHHAKPNCFRKDPDINMHPFLFALGKILSVELGKQKKKYMPYNHQHKYFFLVGPPALLPLYFQWYIFYFVFRRKKWVDLAWMISFYARISLTYMPLLGLKGLLVLFFVVRFLESNWFVWVTQMNHIPMHIDHDQNKDWVSTQLQATCNVHKSAFNDWFSGHLNFQIEHHSPQSFPHDASTQLP
- the FADS1 gene encoding acyl-CoA (8-3)-desaturase isoform X4, with amino-acid sequence MNSLLIGELSPEQPSFEPTKNKELISEFRELQATVERMGLMKANRVFFLLYLLHILLLDVAAWLTLWVFGTSFVPFLLCAVLLSTAQAQAGWLQHDFGHLSVFSTSTWNHVFHHFVIGHLKGAPASWWNHLHFQHHAKPNCFRKDPDINMHPFLFALGKILSVELGKQKKKYMPYNHQHKYFFLVGPPALLPLYFQWYIFYFVFRRKKWVDLAWMISFYARISLTYMPLLGLKGLLVLFFVVRFLESNWFVWVTQMNHIPMHIDHDQNKDWVSTQLQATCNVHKSAFNDWFSGHLNFQIEHHLFPTMPRHNYHKVAPLVRSLCAKHGIEYQSKPLFSAFADIVYSLKESGQLWLDAYLHQ
- the FADS1 gene encoding acyl-CoA (8-3)-desaturase isoform X1 → MDPQTPAQAPTPRYFTWDEVAQRSGREKERWLVIDRKVYNISEFSRRHPGGSRVISHYAGQDATDPFVAFHINKGLVRKYMNSLLIGELSPEQPSFEPTKNKELISEFRELQATVERMGLMKANRVFFLLYLLHILLLDVAAWLTLWVFGTSFVPFLLCAVLLSTAQAQAGWLQHDFGHLSVFSTSTWNHVFHHFVIGHLKGAPASWWNHLHFQHHAKPNCFRKDPDINMHPFLFALGKILSVELGKQKKKYMPYNHQHKYFFLVGPPALLPLYFQWYIFYFVFRRKKWVDLAWMISFYARISLTYMPLLGLKGLLVLFFVVRFLESNWFVWVTQMNHIPMHIDHDQNKDWVSTQLQATCNVHKSAFNDWFSGHLNFQIEHHLFPTMPRHNYHKVAPLVRSLCAKHGIEYQSKPLFSAFADIVYSLKESGQLWLDAYLHQ
- the FEN1 gene encoding flap endonuclease 1; translated protein: MGIQGLAKLIADVAPGAIRENDIKSYFGRKVAIDASMSIYQFLIAVRQGGDVLQNEEGDTTSHLMGMFYRTIRMMENGIKPVYVFDGKPPQLKSGELAKRSERRAEAEKQLRQAQAAGAGDEVEKLTKRLVKVTKQHNDECKQLLSLMGVPYLDAPSEAEASCAALAKAGKVYAAATEDMDCLTFGSPVLMRHLTASEAKKLPIQEFHLSRILQELGLTQEQFVDLCILLGSDYCESIRGIGPKRAVDLIQKHKSIEEIVRRLDPSKYAVPENWLHKEAQQLFLEPEVLDPASVELKWGEPNEEELIKFMCGEKQFSEERIRSGVRRLSKSRQGNTQGRLDDFFKVTGSLSSAKRKAPEPKGSAKKKAKPGAAGKFKGGK